The following are from one region of the Plasmodium gaboni strain SY75 chromosome 12, whole genome shotgun sequence genome:
- a CDS encoding hypothetical protein (conserved Plasmodium protein, unknown function), translating to MGKCDIFIILPIFFFVFIWYVDYVVGQPSQAPNVRDLIKRFENSNESVNSNDNIINTSNQLERNINYDPNNLYNIRQNKKYDNTAGRSYVSRNPNAFSSDNMINRRNTHDEQYMRDKGNENNRRSSLPNNSRISTKYYGSDQEIIQNKPVNNLYLGKSLDDFYNNLGVTSNDFEEDEQINYNENDAFSSFSHNNQNDGSSVLYDEFEYVDSNNYAENGGNNNSSSNNNNNNIGNNRNITYNENDVSYNDSNNAYSTLSNMHRDNKIIPNSSSLYGNKIFNNYSNSAFNNLPNNYNREDEIITPFNNNPNIYVPSEYSNPLDAYVHANNPQFSTQSYGNNMDEMNKLRRKSNLAPRDIYTVNNSLDERSINNNTPLDNMNATPSYTTEGNKNISKNINKNIKTNKSKKTSGSNLFSKNKKNDNASTNELNRYKDASKKIFNDNMYNKYENKNYPKSVYMFNEYQNNFFFNKILKSPSSNSIKKIFQKNTQNKNMSNIVSVTKDLQVATQDCIIKNKNKLTKPVILKYIALNNKKYLNKYEYAMSYIHFTCNSTNNKKSNMCLDIKPMLYIENDKNISDMINRLPNIYILNTIEYILTDPKTSSSYKSLIKNNIKNHHLTVTDIILLLSNNYFKNINSILVNHYIRFVNTKNETYLLKYYLSALISFVPFIKPAMKIYYDNNYLKLSLYTLNLEIAKVFNELLSVILKWSQAFKNENTHITNQIVIQMYKKLSSFSHNRNTNLGHMFRSLEVILRYQRMFNDIKKGKEDEYEVMISYFTKYMRNVYAKTITS from the coding sequence atggGAAAGTGCGACATCTTCATAATCCTTccaatatttttttttgtttttatatgGTATGTTGATTATGTTGTAGGACAACCATCACAAGCACCGAATGTGAGAGATTTGATAAAACGATTTGAAAATTCCAATGAATCAGTTAATTctaatgataatataattaatacCAGTAATCAGCTagaaagaaatataaattatgatcctaataatttatataatataagacaaaataagaaatatgaCAACACTGCTGGGAGATCATATGTAAGTAGAAATCCAAATGCATTTTCTAGTgataatatgataaataGAAGGAATACGCATGATGAGCAATATATGAGAGATAAAGGAAACGAAAACAATCGAAGAAGTTCTCTTCCAAATAATTCACGTATATCTACAAAGTATTATGGAAGTGACCAAGAGattatacaaaataaacctgtaaataatttatatctAGGAAAATCATTGGACGATTTTTATAACAATTTAGGTGTTACTTCAAACGATTTTGAAGAAGACGAAcaaattaattataatgaaaacGATGCTTTTAGTTCTTTTTCACATAATAACCAAAATGATGGTTCATCTGTTTTATATGATGAATTTGAATATGTTGACAGTAATAATTATGCTGAAAATGGtggtaataataatagtagtagtaataataataataataatattggtaataatagaaatatcacgtataatgaaaatgatgTATCTTATAATGATTCAAATAATGCCTATTCAACCCTTTCAAATATGCACAGAGATAATAAGATAATACCAAATTCATCATCACTATAtggaaataaaatatttaataattattcaaattctgcttttaataatttaccaaataattataatagagaagatgaaattattacaccttttaataataatccAAACATTTATGTTCCATCAGAATATTCTAATCCTTTAGATGCTTATGTACATGCAAATAATCCACAATTTTCTACCCAGTCATATGGTAATAATATGGACGAAATGAATAAATTAAGAAGAAAATCAAATTTAGCACCACGTGATATTTATACTGTAAATAATTCTTTAGATGAACGttcaataaataataatacacCATTAGATAATATGAATGCTACTCCCAGTTACACGACAGAAGggaataaaaatataagtaaaaatataaataaaaatataaaaacaaataagAGCAAAAAGACATCAGGCTCTAACcttttttcaaaaaataaaaaaaatgataatgCTAGTAcaaatgaattaaataGATACAAAGATGCttctaaaaaaatattcaatgataatatgtataataaatatgaaaataaaaactaCCCCAAAAGTGTGTATATGTTCAATGaatatcaaaataattttttttttaacaaaaTACTTAAAAGTCCATCTAGTAATAgtataaagaaaatatttcaaaagaatacacaaaataaaaacatgAGCAATATTGTATCAGTAACAAAAGATTTACAAGTTGCTACACAAGattgtattattaaaaataaaaataaattaacaaaaccagttatattaaaatatatagcattaaataataagaaatatttaaataaatatgaatatgCTATGTcttatattcattttacATGTAATAgtacaaataataaaaaaagcAACATGTGCCTAGATATAAAACCTATGCtttatatagaaaatgataaaaatataagtgATATGATAAATAGATTGcctaatatatatatattaaacacaatagaatatattttaacaGACCCTAAAACAAGTAGTTCATATAAATcattaattaaaaataatataaaaaatcaTCATTTAACAGTAACagatattatattattactttcaaataattattttaaaaatataaactCTATTTTGGTCAATCACTATATTAGATTTGTTAACACTAAAAATGAAACATATTtgttaaaatattatttatcaGCATTAATATCATTTGTTCCTTTTATCAAACCCGcaatgaaaatatattatgacaataattatttaaaattaagTCTTTATACATTAAATTTAGAGATAGCTAAGGTATTTAATGAATTACTAAGTGTAATTCTCAAATGGTCACAAGCATtcaaaaatgaaaatacCCATATAACAAATCAAATAGTAATTCAGATGTACAAAAAActttcttctttttctcATAATAGAAATACAAATCTAGGACATATGTTCAGATCTCTAGAAGTAATTTTACGTTATCAAAGAATGtttaatgatataaaaaagggTAAGGAGGATGAATATGAAGTTATGATAAGttattttacaaaatatatgaGAAACGTGTATGCAAAAACAATTACATCTTAA